The genomic stretch ATAGTGTATTAATTGAGGGGTAAACTAAAAAGAAAAATAAGAGAAATATAGCCGGAGATATATATAACCAGGGAGTAATTTTTTTGGTATGTACCACAGCCTTCTTTCCTTTCTAAAAATTAATGTTAATAATAAAATATTTTAATATTAGCATTAGATCTTCTCATTCAATGAGCAAGGAAACCCTGTCTTGTTTTCCTTAGAGTAGGTAGGAAGAGTAATTTTAATCTTTAAATGCCCCGGAGAGCACTCAAGACTACTTGAGTGCTCTCCTGGTAATGATAGATCTAATTCATTGCTATTTCCTATAAGCATCCAAAGCAGTAGTCTCAATAGTCATTAATACTTTCATTAAGGGAATTCCGCTTACATAATCTAATATTCCTGTCCAGAAAGAACCTGCTCCAACTGCCGACGGCATTAAATCAGAGCCATCAAAACGGAAGGTTGAAGCTTCACTCAAGATTTTAGCGGCCTTACGGGTCAAATCATCAGGATACACAGCAGGATTTATTCGTTTGTTTGCAGAGAGTTTCCCTAATTCAGCCACCCATATTTCCTGAGCTTCAGGAGAAACAATATATTCCATAAAAGATCTGGCTTCAGGAGTATCCTTGAACATAGCAAACATATCTGCCGCTCCTAAAGCTGGATTTCCATATTGAGGGTCAATCGGTGGGAGCGGGAAGAAATCAAAGTCTTGGCCTGGTACTAAGTTGGGAAAATGATCCAGTATAAAGCTTTTAATAAAAGTTGCCTGTCTGTGCATATAAGCATTGGGTGGAGTAGTAAACAAAGCATCCGGAGAATCACCAAAATTAATGGTAAGTTCTGCATTGGTTCCACCATAGACATACTTCTCGTTCAGGGCTATCTGACCAAATAGTTCAAAAGCTCTTTGCACTCTTTCATCAACCCATGATATCCCATGTTTAACCCACAAATCATAAACCTCTGGTTCTACA from Candidatus Atribacteria bacterium encodes the following:
- a CDS encoding carbohydrate ABC transporter substrate-binding protein, giving the protein MLKKISFVVLIMLLTGMFASSVFAASVSILGTWTGGEAEAFNKMVAPFEAKTGIKVEFTGTRDLPAVLTTQVEAGNPPDVSAIPNPGQMIEFARAGKLVDLSTFMDMEVLRSDYSPTWLDLGTYGGKLNGVFISADLKSLVWYSPKAFAAAGYTVPTTWEEMIALSDKMVADGKTPWAIGFESGAASGWAGTDWIEDIMLRTVEPEVYDLWVKHGISWVDERVQRAFELFGQIALNEKYVYGGTNAELTINFGDSPDALFTTPPNAYMHRQATFIKSFILDHFPNLVPGQDFDFFPLPPIDPQYGNPALGAADMFAMFKDTPEARSFMEYIVSPEAQEIWVAELGKLSANKRINPAVYPDDLTRKAAKILSEASTFRFDGSDLMPSAVGAGSFWTGILDYVSGIPLMKVLMTIETTALDAYRK